The sequence ATTGATGTTGCTTTCATTTCTGCTCTAAGATTCTGCAGTGAGTTCATTTTGTGCACATTCTACGCAGTTTTATGAGAAGATTGTTCCGGCATGCTTTGGAGGACTCACGACCGCAATATGTTCTTATTAACTTATTGTCAGTGTGCTTGTATATGTTAGACCCTACGAGGCTAAATTCGAGAACATATGAGAATTTCGGTGGACTTCAAATTACTTATGGGTCGGTAGATACTGCTAATTCCGAGACTGTTGTTGGCATGCTGGAGATCCTAGGTAAGGTTAAGTCCTTAGTTTGGTCATTTGGTACGTGGTACTTGCATTCAGTTAGGTTGGTGCTCACGACTACTTGCGTTATGTTTtctgttttaattttaaattagtgCGCTCTGATCTTTCCTTGACTCCACATGGGATTAAACAAAAACCTGTAATGTAATGAGGCTCCCGTTGTATTTAGTTGAGTTGTAGTCCAGTTTTGTATTATCCATAGGATTCTGCCCAATTTTGGACTTGTCCAATCCTTTGTTCTTCTGTGTAACAATAGGTCGTGTAGATAATTTTGGATTGGTCAAAAATTGATGCTGCAAAGCATGCTATGATACAGGTGATTTGCTGAAGCTTTTGGATGTTTCAACGGCGGACAATGTGTTGCTAACTACATATGGCAAGTTACAGCCACCTCTTGGACAACATCGTTTAAAGATTGTAGAGTTCGTTGCAGTATTACTGAGTGTGGGTGGTGAAACTGTTGAGAAGGAATTGATTCGTCTCGGAGCAATTCAAAGAATTTTAGACTTGTTTTTCAAGTAAGCTTGAGAATTTTCTTGTCCAAGAAAGAGTGTGTTGATACAAGGTCTTACTTCTCACGTTTTGTTCTCCAGGTACCCATATAACAACTTTGTCCATCACCACATAGAGAACATAATAGTATCATGTTTAGAAAGCAAGAATGCTCCTCTTGTACAATATCTTCTTTGTGAGTGTGATCTTGTCGGAAAAATACTTACAGCAGAAAATAATTACACTTTAGGAGCTGATCCAAAACGGCCGACAGTTCCTGATGAGGGTAGATCCCCACCCAGGTTAGGGAACATTGGACATTTAACGCGTATATCCAACAAAATCATTCAACTGGGAAACAACAATAGCGAGATTCAGGCATATTTGCAGGTTCGTACTTTTATTTCTTCGTATTTATGTTTCTTGTTCTGTGAGGTTCTAATATTTATATATTGGAATAAATATTTACATGAGAAGCTTTCTTGTCAGGAAAATAGAGAGTGGACCGATTGGCATACGAATGTCCTATCAAGGCGTAATACTGTGGAGAATGTCTTTCTATGGGCTTGTGGGTATGTTTTCCTCTCAAAAGTAGTTGGTTTGAACCTGCAAAGTAACTCAGCGTACTGGTTACATTCAGTCAGTGTTTTCATTTCTGGTTATGTCTGATGTATCACTGTTCTCTTGTTTACATCTAAGCTAAGTATTTGCGTTCGGAGCTAAGCTAAGTATTCGTGGTGTAATCAATTGTAACAGGAACCCGGCAGTACAGGAGGAGATGTGTGATATGGAAGATGATTATAGAGCAGTTAAGCTGATACTTCCTACAAGCCCCTGTAGAAAAAAAATGCGTTGCTCGCCTACAGATAATGTTAGCGAAGATGTTAGAACATCGGAACTGGAAGACCAGAAGATATAGTGGAAGTGTTTTCATGATAGCATCTCTTTATGTATTGAGGTGTTACtgaatttgaaaaattgatGTAAGGACGGAAGATTTTGTCAGCTTCGTTCTCTGGTCTCACTTGTCCAATGTCATTGCAAGGCTATTATCTCCCAGTTCAAGCATTTTGAAATGAAGCATATATGCATGGAGAAGAACACGGTGACTGATTTTCTGACTAGGTTGAGTTTCTTCATTGATGTAGGATGCTCCTTTGAATCTTCGCCCTCTATTTTCGGTTATCATCCTTCTGTCTTCTGATGAACCAGCTGGAGTTGCAAGGCCGAAGGCCGTTTGCATAAGCCTAGTGAGCTATTTTTTTCATTTCGTTTGCTGTTTGCTTGGGCTTTGGGGGACCCCATTTTAACCAATATTGTGAGatagtttgataattatttcatGTTTGGTTCTGAAAATGCACTTGTAGTTTTCAAATCAACTAATCCGATTTGCATTTTGGTTCATTGGTTCTATTGGTAGATTTGAGGAGCTACATATTATTATGGGGTTTCCTTTGATAGAGGACAGTTAAGAGTCGGAAAATGCAAAATAAAGGCTGGTTTTATTTAACTTGCGTATGGCCGGTTTATAATTGATGGTGCTAAATTAGTGTTTCTTGCAAGTTCATGACGGCGCTGAATGTGGGCCTCTCTTGCATCAGCGGTCTACATTCATATGGTAACATTGTGCTTTGTAATAAAAATCATTTGTGCTTCGTAGTGAAAATCATTTGTGATTGGATGCATCGATCACATCTCATAAAAACATGATATACTTAGTTGTGATGAAGATCACTcataattttttgaaaaagaaTATGAGGAATCAACAATAATTAAACATTGAGAAGGAAAGTGGACAAGATGTGAAATTGAATGAGGTGATACTTTTGAAGTTGGTTTAACCCAGTAGTGTTTGTACTACTAATAAGAAAAGTTGAACTCTTTTTATAAATGTGGGTTAGCCCAGTAGTGTTTGCACTCAAGTTTTATTTAGCTGTAAGTACACAATAACTACTCAATCTTTAGAGCAGCTGCAGCGTATGTTGGAGCCGGATGGACAAGCGACTTTGAAGACCCACACGCCCCAGCAACAACCTCCAGCCCATGCAAGCGATTGGGGAGGGAGGAGGCCCAAGTGAGAGGCCCAACGCGAATTGGTGGCCCGAGAGCTTGAGGACTGTCTAATGCATGGCTGACGCCATGGTAACGTCAACcacatttaaaattaataaaaaatgttaaaaattaataaaaaaaatgtcaaaaaattaattttaaaaaaataaaaaagtaaacgATTGataaaaaaatccgaaaaaattttttaaaaattaaaaaaaagatttaatttttcaataaataacttatcattatcttccaccttacaccgcgattttatattttctcaaatactttggattgtaatttcttatttaatgaaATGTGGTACAACGAGACcaattaaaaatcatatccgaaatttgaaataaaataaatttttttattattttataaaataaaaaatactaatattttattgcataTTGCCATGGctattcagtttaagggtggagatgcaaaagataGACTGTTCATTAAAgacaattactgttcactggagGCTATTCAATAGTGACTTGCCCTAGGGAGCCTTTGCAACGCTAGAGTTGCTCTTAAGGTTGATCCTAAATTGATTCAAgcctttaaaaatattttaaataaatatatattgttttgaaaATTGCACATTGACATCATCAGAAAGGCTAAGTCATGACGCAGACAAATAAATTGAAGGGCGTATTATGTTTTCTGCCTACACTCACCAACGGAGAGCTTgaagtgctcaaaactgccagCTTTAGCCGAACAAGTATAGGTTTTAATGGCTAAAACAAGTTGATTTGAGGAATCAAGGCTCCATAGATGATGTGTGTGTGAACGCAAACTTGACCTATAAGCATATTTGTCCAAGACATtatttaaaaaggaaaactaatgaaaagggcttgaaaactttgagttttaatgataaagacaaaataaagggtaaagtgaatagtaccatgattgactttttagtgtaaaaatgtggtttttcgttaaagtgaacagtaccgggtgtttttcgttaaagttccctatttaaAACTAGTAAATGTCCTATTATAATACATAAATTAGGTGGTTATTTGGAATGCTTAAAAATTTAGATGTTTGGGGGTATTTAACCTTTTATCTATGTCGGTTTATTAATTAGAGTTTACTCAATGAGAAATGGTAATGAGACTTTCCATGGACTTTCTGCACCTTACATTTTattgcacaatattttataacatTGGCACAAAAATTGTGTCAAAAACACAAGGTGGTGGAGGGTTCATATAGAATCCCATTTGTGGGAGTCTTCTTAGCATTCCTCTTGACAAAAATGCTTTCATTGAaaaaataaggctttttagctaaaatggtcattgagatttgcataactcatcactttgatcTATGAGATTTGAAATTAATAGAAGTAGTCGTTGAAATTGTCttccatcaatcattttggtcttttcttgaaaaattatgttaccaaatgacaaaaataccctcattttaataaataattggtcaaaatgatttgacaaaaattgaggatatttttattattttatctgTATTTAATAAAGATTTTTcaaggaatgaccaaaatgattaacGGTGGATaaactcagggaccacttctattgatttcaaatctcaaagaccaaagtgaggagttatgcgaATCTTAGGAACCATTTtagttaaaaagtaaaaaaaataataagaaaaagttGGCCAAAAGTAGTTTGCTATGTTACACTTGTACGCGCGTGTTTGATTGGCTGACCCATGTTTTTCTTTACAGTTGTGCCAGGATATTAAAAAGCACAGCTTCACACCCCACTCCCCACAGACACAGCCCCACCCACAGACACACACAATTCGCTTGAAAAATAGCCCCCTCTCTCATCTGCCCTAAAAGATGAGCTCTTCTGAACCGCCCAAGCCTCCCGCTGATGgggagaaaagaaaatcaatattCTCATCAGCTGAAGGGGAAAGCAAAATTCAAAAACTCTCAAGTAAGTAGTGGATCCTatttcaaaacacaaaaattctCCATCTTTTCAGCCTTTTGGGATTTTaatgtttgtgttttttgtttttgttttttttttttagtttcttcTGGTGATGGTGGCAGCTGTAGTGTTCATCAAGCAGCTAAAGCTAAAGGTCAGATCTTGTTTTCCATCTTTTATtccaaaatgaaacaaattgtttatggaattgttttttttttttaaccgaaGGTTTATGGAATTGTTTCAAAGTTGTCATTTTTAATGCATGGGGTTTCTGATCTAtgtgttcaaattttttttaatatagtgTTGTGTGATCTCCAAAAAGTTGgcacctttttctttttctttctgtttctagtttcttgctttattttattttattttccttaaACCCCTATATAAAATAGAGAGATTCTTATCATATTCTTCAAAAGTTGGAATGAGGCGTTTtggattttaaatattttttttctttttttatagcTTTTTCTGGTGGTGGCAGCCGTGTTAAGTTGTGAAGTTTATTTCGTTTTCAGCCGGGCTGTTACCAAACCTTATTTGTTGTTCTTAGggattgaggaggaggaggctgtTGATGAGAAAACAACTGAGCATGCTATTGATGAGGAACCACCAGAGGAGAGTGCTGATGAGGAACCACAAGAGGAGGCTGCTTATGAGGAACCGCCAGAGGAGGCTGCCGATGAGGAACTGCCGGAGGAGGCCGCCGATGAGGAACCTGAGGACGAGATTTCAGACGAGATGTTGGGCGATGATGGATATGACGATTGAGTGATGATTTACCCCTTACAAGTTCATGGTGAAAGTTAATATGTTTAAGACTAAAAGTTTAGTTCCGCGTACTTAACTACTACATATGCTAGCTACTTATATAGTTAATTATCCACTCATAGAGTCATAGTTAAGTACTCTTGGCCTCTGGTTGGACCAGATCAGAGAGGTTTATGGATCTTCTTTATGCCACTGATGAAATGAAGTCTTTATGCTACTGATGAAATGAAGACCcagcttaattaattaaattttctttaagacttaAGTTTGGTTTAATTGCTTTTCTGTTTAGCATTCTTGCTACTTCGCACTAATTATAATTATGCTACATACTTAATTATCAGGCTGTacacactcacatatatgtatgcatgcatgtatgtatgtatgtatgcatgcatgaattaacCACACTAAGAGCTCGTTTGCAGCTTATTAATTTCTGCGAAAGCAAGAGTACTCTTACTTCAGATGTGTTGCATGTGTTTGCAAGTCCCTCCCCCGGCCCCCGTATGCATATAGCGTTGGTGGTCTCCTATATATTTACTTGtaattcattttcttgtttCGCTGTCCTTGTCTCCCAGTCGGAGTCTAATCACCATGTTTGAAACGAGATTCTATTAATTAAGgatctttttaatattttgttgcTTTTAATTTCTTTCCTATTTGAATTTGAGGGGCTTTTAGGGTTAACTTACATTATAAATAGGTCATGTTGCCATTAGGTTTGCGATTtcttatcatatatatatagccaAAACTTACCctccaatttcataaatgtaattttttataaaaactatcaattatagcaaaaaaaaaaaaaaaacctaaataaaCCTGAATGCtctaaaaattaaagaacaaataCACTAGACCTAAAATCCTTGAAGTTCCTTTCGATTCCAACTCATGTGATACATACAAAAGGACTACTGGCTTATGTCTGGAAAAAACTAATTTTGATTGCCGGAAAGTAGATTTCACAGCGGTTGTTTATCACCATATAAATGTGAAGAACACTAACAATAACAGTCACTACCTCAAGTTCATAAATGGAGGATTGAAAGAATTGGATACTCAGTACTCTAGCCCAAATCTCTGTAATATAAAGAAATTAGCAAAACCTTTctcatataaatatttttatatgttAGATCAGTACATGTCTGACAACATGTGAAGCTTTTTCGCTATCAATACATGTTGTTAGACATAAGAGTTGATTGGAGCTTTTTCGCTTGTTTTTACTGGATGATTTAATCTTATCGTAGTTACTGTATCGAAAAGAGTTTTGTTACTTTTCCTAATATAAAAACGAAACTATATATGACTTATATAATTTGCACTTACCTATAGGTTGATATATTCGAACAACAATTTTCTTCCCAATGAATCCAGATTCATTGTTAGCCTATGAAAAAAAGCATACTTGCTCTCATTCATTAAGAGAAAAAGCTAGCAcaggttaagaaaaaaaatgtttaattgAGGTATTTGGGTCTATTCAAGAGTGATTTTGactatttataaattttttataaaagttgACATTTATGAAATTTGTGGCTAAAATTTGGCCATATATGATAACAACTCTAGGTTTGCAATCAATTCATATTGTTATCAATAAACTttggagtttttttttctatttttcggTGAATTTCGAAGTACAGGCGATTTCAGTTTGTTTGGTAGTGGATTCTAGCGTGAGGATTTTATTTGATATCCCTTATCATATACCCCGCTGCGTTGGgctggttttatttatttttccgtTTTTTTATCTTAAATAAAAAGTAAGTCCAACCTTGGTTACTTTAGCATCCATGGTCCAACTTTGACCGATCGACGTACGTCTTATCGAAATCATACAGACCCCTTGGAATTTGGAAAGAGGAAAAAGTATGCTAGCTAGGTTAAGTAAGGATTCCCCAACGCAATGAAATAATTAGTACTCAGAACCCAGCAAattgaactctctctctccgaaCTAAGGGGATTGTTGAAATGTTCAGGCTCGCTGGAGTATTGAAACGGGTTTACATATATGtatgaagtttttttgttttgatttttttattgatgtCGATTATAGAAGATGACCACACATATGGAAAACCCGAAGAAACGTCACCTATAAATAAAGATCTCAATAACATTGTAGCAAAATCTTAGAATTATATATACATAGGTGCGATGTCCCCTGCCAGGCTGCCACTCTTCTCCTCGCCATTGGCTTGGCGTGACTATTCAAACACGAACGAAATGTCTTTGATTTCTATCGacgattaaaaaaaatatatatatataactttagCCCTTAAAATTTAATTTCCTTCACATAAAACCCGACATAAGTTTTTTATTCGAATAAAACTTATTTACTAGATTTCACATCAAcaaattattatttatgtttgacttaacacatttaaaattttctgAATGCCTAAAATACCTCTATATGAATGTTTGATGTAAACAATTAATGCCATGTGAATTATAAGGGAgaattaataattttataaaaaaaaaacatttgttataaattcattgcctaatatataataacaataaaacatgTCTAGTATATTGACATGCTTAATTAAGTCAGCCCATTGTTAGCACCCTATCCTCGTTTATGTACGTATTTCTCTattcaatgaatatcgtactttctccaaaaaaaaaaagtcacaaaaattatattttacatattaatgtaggtaaattatttcacacatatataaaaaatgcctaatatatgtaaaacttcatgcaaaataatttacctaaaaaaatgttatttgattcaaatagtGCACCtgctattaaaattttaaaatgttagattgcACAAAATAATTTACTCAATATATGCAAAATacttgcaaaataatttacctacataataaacAAACCCAATATATgcaaaatacatgcaaaataatttacctacataataaagcaatattattttatttaatactaatttacctacaaaatatattatttgcTAATCATAAATTTACAAATAGGTAAACTAATTACATAtgataattttttaacatatatGTTAGTACTGCGCATATATATAAGTATGTGcaataattatttgtttattataattaaggttagtaataatatttattgatttgatttgaatattgtggcataagttgtaaatattttgtaatgatACATCAATTACTTTTTTATTTGGCAGtcttttgaaaatttggattttattatGATGTTTAAAATTAGATGGATTTTTAtataagaaataagagttgtaaaaatctatatctaaagaaccctaaaaaaaaaaacccccctAAATACTGAGGAGTGAATGGATTATGTAACATGAGAAAAGGAAATCATTGTCGGGCCCCCATAAATGCATATATCATGATAGACAAATAGAGGGGAgggttttctcaaaaaaaaaaaaaaaaaaaaaaaaaaaaatagaggggAGGGAGCAAAATGATGGACTGCATTTGCATGTGATCCCTAAGTACTCGTAATGGAAatttttgctttttgttttatattttgaccAAACAGGTATTCTTTCCTATTTaaggataaaaaaaatgattgtgTAAACTAACCCGCGTGGTGTCCAAGTTGATGTCTATCTCAGTCGACGGtatctttaaaaagtttcattaaaaagttTTAGGGTCACAAACTTCATTAAAAATTTTTAGATAGAAATGtcctcaaaacaaaaaaatttcaaaaacaacccaaaataatgtaaatgtatttttatcattttaacagtaatttttaataattaattctttttgtataatttgtttttattttaattagtacctcgcaataggttagcaataatgtaattcaaccagttgtttattaaatattattttctctatttttaaacacgttcaaaacatcttaagaggcgtgtaatgccggttataaaaaaaaaaatctttcgcATGCGcttaataatgtgattaaattagttatcaaataattgtttatttatttattttaacaaacgatattatctacactaaaggagatgagtgggcttagcctcacaataggttagcaataatgtgattcaatcagttgtttattaaatattattttctctattcttaatgtaaattcaatagaatgtagatggaaattgaaaaactgatttattatgtgaattcaactgctttgattggtttgtgatgggattttttttctaccatgatctaagattattcatttacttcaaatatttgactttccctTTGTCAATTcaagcatataaatacatttaaaatatataaatcgcgcgtagcacgccgtgattcaaaaaatgccttCTGTATGCGTGTGAAtgcgtgcatgaaggctagtgcTAATTAAAGTGAAAGTACTCTTACTGCAGATTTGTTGCATGTGTTTGCAAGTCCCTCCCCCGGCCCCCCTATGCATACAGTGTTGTTACGAGCATGGTCTCCTTTATATATTTACTTGTGTTTCTCTTCTTGTTTCTTTGCCTTTGTGCCCTAGCTAGCTAATGGACGTGGTTATCCAACGTCGTTGCAAGGCTATTATCACCCAGCTCAAACATTTTGAAATAAAGCATATATATGTGCATGGAAAGAACATGTACGGTGACAGATTTTCTGACTGAGTTGAGTTTGTCCATTGATGTAGTGTAGGATCCTCCTTTGAATTTGCGTATGCCCTCTCTTTTCGGTTAATTATCTCTTCGGATGAACTAGCTGGAGTTGTCAGGCCGAAGGCCGCTTTTATATGCCTAATGagtttttgagttgagtttttgaGAAGTGACTACCAAATAAGAATCTTGAACTTAATTGTGactcaaaatttgtttttgagttagaaGATGTAGAATTCAATTTCAAAATACCGAACAGGCCCTTCACTTTttaaatcttttatttgtacccttaattttaaattttgatacgTAGCCTAAGGGCTGGTTTTGTATtcctgtgctttgaaaaaaaaaatgcttctactttgctgtgagaataagctcatttttgctgcttcatgttttcagctttttttcacaaaaaactatgaaaataagttgtttttgcacctcagtaccaaaccagtacttaaTTAATCACGTTGGCCGTACCTTTTGTGGGTACTTaacatttttttcctttcaactTTGAGATTGGTAGATTACTATCAAAAGTGTCCCCAGGCGATGCTGCGGGTTttaaaaccatataaaacatatagaaAGTTATAAATGTATATACAATAGGCAATACTATTTACATACATTTGAAAATCTTACAACTCTATTTACaaaaaaaggaacaaaataagaaataattttGGCAATACCATTTATATACGGTGACTTCATATTATGCAAAATTTGTGCAGACCCATTTTAAGAATAACATTATGTGATTCTTCATTGTACATATAATTAAATTGTTACCCCATTCTTCAACACTATCAATCTGTTTTTGCCTGGCTTACCGTCTCAATAACAAATCTCTCCCACtgaacacaaacacacacaaccAACTACAACTTCATTAAACTGGTTCTACAAAGTTTGAATTGATGGTACACAATTCTGTGATTAGATGGGTCAAGCAAAACCGTATGCTTTTCATGCTTATCTAGGTTCAAGTGTATCCCTAATCTATACATTACCTATGAAATCCTTGTAATTCACAATGAACATGTTCTGCTCAGGATCAGTGGTGTTGGAGAATCATCCCACTGCACATACACAACCCCACGAAAATTGAAAGATACTTAGAATGAAGGCATGAGAAATTTAGATTTATTTCTAGcttttgaattaaataaaatcaaGCAACAAAATACGCAAAAACGtgcataagaaaaaaaaaagtgtgtgaaaatcattttcctttgAGTAAAATGAAGAAATTACATGAATTGGGCCTGGGAATTTTGTTCGAAAATGTCAAAAATCATGCAGAATTAAGGGCCTTCTTGATTGGGATGAGCGGAGTGGGCGAAATGGGCACATTGGGATGTATTTGTAGATCAAGACCTGGTGTTCTAGCTCCATCCATTAGATTGAGTGAAAGGTCCTCTGCCTCCTGCTATACTCCATTGCATGGCAGCAACTCCATTACTCAACTCCCACTATTATGCCCTGAAACACAACCAGAAATcggaaaaccgaaaaaaaaataaaaaatatatttgaagttgaaatttt is a genomic window of Malus domestica chromosome 09, GDT2T_hap1 containing:
- the LOC114827121 gene encoding uncharacterized protein, with translation MEKNENGVVPQQEEWKMVDFGPSSKGEDGLLESLPTKKKRLRFFQNNITKVWPVVESALLEHDMSGELVDDCMRVSTTEKTRDPKVLDKAKGLTRLLARNFPARLENFYKRRGRLIGPEKSTLKALCKVTGCYVIVSGFSVPATGSSEGLQVVKRIVDDCFQNGTSPASLIWLERRRKVADKITVDNPFYQIGIRPSIDVGRYLCSSLLELVKTQLICCEHAHKKFSEALHQGHFRDVLEMIQDTDVLEKIAEKFSSWNSPEVHANTAETLCAVARFAPPGLATKISSPSFMRRLFRHALEDSRPQYVLINLLSVCLYMLDPTRLNSRTYENFGGLQITYGSVDTANSETVVGMLEILGDLLKLLDVSTADNVLLTTYGKLQPPLGQHRLKIVEFVAVLLSVGGETVEKELIRLGAIQRILDLFFKYPYNNFVHHHIENIIVSCLESKNAPLVQYLLCECDLVGKILTAENNYTLGADPKRPTVPDEGRSPPRLGNIGHLTRISNKIIQLGNNNSEIQAYLQENREWTDWHTNVLSRRNTVENVFLWACGNPAVQEEMCDMEDDYRAVKLILPTSPCRKKMRCSPTDNVSEDVRTSELEDQKI
- the LOC103443246 gene encoding uncharacterized protein, with amino-acid sequence MSSSEPPKPPADGEKRKSIFSSAEGESKIQKLSISSGDGGSCSVHQAAKAKGIEEEEAVDEKTTEHAIDEEPPEESADEEPQEEAAYEEPPEEAADEELPEEAADEEPEDEISDEMLGDDGYDD